The DNA segment TTATGCTTTTTCAAATCCTCCTATTCCATTCATTAAACCAACTATATTTGATGATTTATTTATAAATGAAATAGAATTTCTTAATAGCAAAGAAGGTCAAAAGAAATATATTAGTAAGAAAAAAGCTCTTAGCTTTTTTGATTCATATAGTAAATTACCTATACTTGATAAAGCAATAAAAGAAATAGCTAGTGTTAGAGAAAAGAACAAGGAAAATACTACATACTTATTAATTAAAGCTACTCAGGGATTTATTTCAAGTAATATAGCATCTGCACTTTCAAATCATATAAACAAATTCATGGATAAAATTTCGCCAACCTATTCTCCATTAATTTGGGTAATAGGTTTATTATTTTCATTTATTGTAACAATAGTTTTTTTTGAATATTCTATTGAAGAACAAGGAACAAAAATCATATTTGATTCTATAATTAAATTTGTAATTATGAGTTTTATTTTAATACTTATAATTTATCCTTTAGATCTTTTATTAACATTGTTAAAAAGAATGAAAATACCCACTGAATATAGACAAAAATTAAGATATAAAGAACCATTAAAACTTTTTACGCTTGGAAGTTTCATAATTTTATCATTAGTTTTAAGTTATGGAATATTATCTAATAAAAATTATGTACCAAAAAGTAATGGAATGCCTCAGTATATTGCATTGAAGATTTTAAATGACGGATGTGAGATATTTAAAGATAATAATTTGGATATTTGTGAAAAAATAGATTTCAACAAAGTTATTACTTATTTTCCAGTAATTCATAGAATACCTATTCATAGTGATGAAATAAAATATATAAATAAATTAAGAAGAGAATATACTATGGATATTTTTTATTTACAAAATAATAAATTTAAATAAAAATATAATTATGTAACAAAACTTTTACAAATTAGAAATTATAATTTATATAAACTTGATAGAAGTGTATAAAAAAATACTTTCTGATAAATGTTACATTTGGAAATGGTTAATTAAATTATAATTTTTATGTACTATAAAGTGTCGACAGTTCAATTTCATAAATGTAGATATTTTTTTATTGATAATAAACATATATAAAAAATATAAAATTATCATATATGAAGATTTGCCAATATTTTTTTTTATGAAATTGCTTTGTTTTAGAATAGAACTAAAATTTATATCTGGAATGACCCCAAGTTAGATTTTTTATGTGCGAAAGTTGAGTTATTAATCTAAACAATAATTTATATATAGGATTTACATGGAAATAGTTTTTATTTTAAGTTTAATTTTCTTAGTAGGATTAGGTATTCTTTGGTTGTATACATTAATAGATGCACTAAAAAGTGAATTTAAAGATGGTACGAATAAAATAGTTTGGTTAATTGTAATATTTATTTTAGGCCCAATCGGGAGTATTTTATATATTTTTATTAGTAAAAAACAAAAAATTGTACAAGAATAAATTAGAAAATCAAATTTTTCACAAACTATTATTGATAGAATTTTAAATGCTGGAACCATTATTATTCAAGGAACTGGTGGAAGTAAAACACCAATCCCTACAATTAGCAATCCACTTAGATTTAGAAGAGAATTTTTAATAATAGTTGAAGAGAAAAAGAAATAATTTTTCCTTTTCAAAGTACTCAATTTATCGTGTTGAGTTAGACTCCTTTTTGTATCAAATAATACATAAAATCTAACTCAAACTTAAAAAAATCTAATTTTAATATCCACTTTGATAAATTAAAATAATCTGCTTTTTTGAATATTTTTTAAGAATCTCATTTATCACAAGTAGTGCAAAAATAAAAGAGACTAAAAGTCTCTTTTATGCTGCTATATTATTCTTTTTTAAACTTTCAAAATAATCATTAATATTATTTTGACTCCAAAAGCTTGAACCTCCTACTTTAATAGGTCTCAAAAGCTTAATTTGTTTACTGAGCCTATATAACGTTGCTCTACTAACTGGTATTTGAACTAACACAGCATCTATACGTAAAAATTTGTCTTTTTCCATATTAAGCCACCTCAGATGTAATATATTCATAAAAAATTGGTATTTTAATTATCGTAAAATCCGTAGACATTCTCAGACGGTGTGGTTGCACCCTATATTTATTACAGTAATTCCAAATGCATTTTATATGTTTAATTTTTACAGTATAAGAATCTGAAAAATAATCATAAACATTTTTAATTCCACCAAATCTTCTAAAAAATTCTAATATTTCAGGGTTTAATCTGTTGTTGTTGCACCGTATATCCTCTAAAGATTCAAAGGTTTTCTCTCTAAAATCCTTAATTGCAACACATGTTAACATATTAATAAAATTTATTGTTTTAACACATTCTTTTGTGTAAAGTGGATGAATATTAACCATTTACTACCTCGGCATCACATATTTTAATACATTTTTTAGACCCATTTACATTTATTACATAAAAATTATTTTGAATATCGATTATTTTGTAATACGCATCTGCAACTTTAATAAATTTTCCAATATTTATAAAATTAATATTTTCTGCCAATTTACCATTAATCAAATGTTGATTGATGAATAAATATTTCCATTCTTGAAAGGCTTTTTGTTTATCAAGTTTTTGATAATTTATACACAATAAACCATCACATATTGAATAAATATGTTTTTCAGATATTGCAGCAAAAGTTTTATTTTGAAAATCTCTCACTATCCCATTTTTAAAATCTAAAAAATCTCTCTCACTTTCTACTGAGGATTGAGTGATGATTAAAGAAGATGATGATTCGTAGGTCATAGCTGTGACACTATCTTGTGGTGTCACTGATGATACAATAGTAGTGTCATTTTGTACTTTTAGTGGTGTCAAAGTGCTACCACCAAAAGTAAGTGTATAAATATTGCTTGTTTGTTGCTTTTTTCCTTTTTTAAATCTATGTTGTTTTTTTAATACTTGCATTTTTTCTAGTTTTTTAACTATTCTCTTTGCAGTTGAAATGCTGATAGAAGCTTTTTTCGCAATATGACTATAACTTGGGAAGCAGCTCATACTATCGTCTGCACAGTCAGCTAAAGCTAATAACACTAGCTTTATATTGCCATTTAAATTACTTTTAAATGCCTCATTTATAGCTTTTATACTCATTATGCAACCTCTCTTTCTTCATCATAAAAATCTATAAAAATTTGATTATTAGATTGTTTCTTTAAAATTTTAAATTGCTCACTAAAATAGTAATT comes from the Aliarcobacter cibarius genome and includes:
- a CDS encoding PH domain-containing protein, with amino-acid sequence MRKSNFSQTIIDRILNAGTIIIQGTGGSKTPIPTISNPLRFRREFLIIVEEKKK
- a CDS encoding helix-turn-helix transcriptional regulator, translating into MEKDKFLRIDAVLVQIPVSRATLYRLSKQIKLLRPIKVGGSSFWSQNNINDYFESLKKNNIAA
- a CDS encoding helix-turn-helix domain-containing protein, yielding MSIKAINEAFKSNLNGNIKLVLLALADCADDSMSCFPSYSHIAKKASISISTAKRIVKKLEKMQVLKKQHRFKKGKKQQTSNIYTLTFGGSTLTPLKVQNDTTIVSSVTPQDSVTAMTYESSSSLIITQSSVESERDFLDFKNGIVRDFQNKTFAAISEKHIYSICDGLLCINYQKLDKQKAFQEWKYLFINQHLINGKLAENINFINIGKFIKVADAYYKIIDIQNNFYVINVNGSKKCIKICDAEVVNG
- a CDS encoding PLDc N-terminal domain-containing protein, with protein sequence MEIVFILSLIFLVGLGILWLYTLIDALKSEFKDGTNKIVWLIVIFILGPIGSILYIFISKKQKIVQE